The following are encoded in a window of Longimicrobiaceae bacterium genomic DNA:
- the gcvP gene encoding aminomethyl-transferring glycine dehydrogenase, which yields MEDSLASTHDDFTSRHIGPRPHDIDEMLETLGFDSLESLVDAAVPAEIRLGRPLDLPPGVSEHEVLEELREIAGKNQIFRSYIGMGYYDCVTPPVIQRNILENPGWYTAYTPYQAEIAQGRLEALLNFQTVVIDLTGLPIANASLLDEATAAAEAMAMSYAVRGSDSRKVFFVSTECHPQTIDVVRTRAQARGIALRLGNPLEEEIGEKVFGVLLQYPASDGRVADLRAVCERAHAAGALVTMATDLLALTLLAPPGELGADIAVGNSQRFGVPLGYGGPHAAFFATREEFKRQIPGRIIGLSRDTTGRPALRMALQTREQHIRREKATSNICTAQVLLAVIAGMYAVYHGPAGLERIAYRVHRLTCALAEGLRRLGNEVVHDRFFDTLAVRPREGADEAIRAALARRINLRRIDDTTVGIALDETTTSRDVTDLLEVFNDGRPADFAVESLVESAPSGLPEATRRTSEFLTHPVFNTYRSETELLRYMRSLESKDFSLVHGMIPLGSCTMKLNATAEMIPITWPEFAKLHPFAPAEQAAGYEILFEQLRRQLAEITGLPHVSLQPNAGSQGELAGLLTIRRYHAARGEEQRDVCLIPQSAHGTNPASAVMAGMRVVVVRTDANGNVDVEDLRAKAREHAERLAALMITYPSTHGVFEGSIREVCEIVHAAGGQVYLDGANLNAQVGLCRPGDYGADVCHLNLHKTFCIPHGGGGPGMGPIAAADHLAAFLPGHPVVPIHGQDSHAVAAAPWGSASILPISWVYIRLMGAEGLKRASEVAILNANYIARRLEAHYPVLYRAANGTVAHECILDTRGLKASAGVDVEDIAKRLMDYGFHAPTVSFPVPGTLMIEPTESEPKEELDRFCEAMIAIREEIRQIERGEMDREDNPLKHAPHPADVVTADEWGHAYSRQLAAYPAPWCRERKFWPPVSRVESAYGDRNLVCACPPVETYEPAGA from the coding sequence GCGCGAGATCGCCGGGAAGAACCAGATCTTCCGCTCCTACATCGGGATGGGATACTACGACTGCGTGACGCCCCCCGTCATTCAGCGCAACATCCTGGAAAATCCCGGCTGGTATACCGCCTACACGCCCTACCAGGCGGAGATCGCTCAGGGACGGCTGGAGGCGTTGCTGAACTTCCAGACAGTGGTGATCGACCTCACCGGGCTCCCGATCGCCAACGCGTCCCTGCTGGATGAAGCGACGGCCGCGGCGGAGGCGATGGCCATGAGCTACGCCGTCCGGGGCAGCGATTCGCGTAAGGTCTTCTTCGTGTCCACTGAGTGCCATCCGCAGACGATCGACGTGGTCCGCACCCGCGCGCAAGCGCGCGGCATCGCGCTGCGCCTGGGGAATCCGCTAGAGGAGGAGATCGGGGAGAAGGTGTTCGGGGTGCTCCTGCAGTACCCCGCGTCCGACGGACGGGTTGCTGATCTGCGCGCGGTCTGCGAGCGGGCGCACGCTGCGGGCGCGCTGGTGACGATGGCGACGGACCTGCTGGCCCTCACCCTGCTCGCGCCGCCGGGCGAGTTGGGGGCGGACATCGCCGTGGGGAACTCGCAGCGCTTCGGCGTTCCGCTGGGCTATGGGGGACCACACGCCGCGTTCTTCGCTACCCGCGAGGAGTTCAAGCGCCAGATTCCCGGCCGCATCATCGGCCTCTCGCGCGACACCACAGGGCGCCCGGCGCTGCGCATGGCGCTGCAGACCCGCGAGCAGCACATCCGGCGGGAGAAGGCGACCAGCAACATCTGCACGGCGCAGGTGCTCCTGGCGGTGATCGCGGGAATGTACGCGGTCTACCACGGGCCCGCCGGCCTGGAGCGCATCGCCTACCGGGTGCACCGTCTCACCTGCGCGCTGGCAGAGGGGCTTCGTCGCCTGGGCAACGAAGTGGTGCACGATAGGTTCTTCGACACGCTCGCTGTACGCCCGCGCGAAGGCGCGGACGAGGCGATCCGGGCGGCGCTCGCGCGCAGGATCAACCTGCGCCGCATCGATGACACGACGGTGGGGATCGCGCTCGACGAGACCACCACCAGCCGGGACGTGACCGATCTGCTGGAGGTGTTCAACGACGGTCGCCCTGCCGATTTCGCCGTCGAGTCGCTCGTGGAGAGCGCCCCTTCCGGTCTGCCGGAGGCGACGCGCCGCACCTCGGAGTTCCTCACGCACCCGGTCTTCAACACCTACCGTTCCGAGACCGAGCTCCTGCGCTACATGCGGTCGCTCGAGAGCAAGGATTTCTCGTTGGTGCACGGGATGATCCCGCTCGGTTCGTGCACCATGAAGCTCAACGCCACGGCCGAGATGATCCCCATCACCTGGCCGGAGTTCGCGAAGCTTCACCCCTTCGCCCCGGCCGAGCAGGCGGCCGGATACGAGATCCTCTTCGAGCAGCTGCGCAGGCAGCTGGCGGAGATCACCGGCCTGCCGCACGTCTCGCTGCAGCCGAACGCGGGTTCGCAGGGGGAACTCGCCGGGCTGCTGACCATCCGACGTTACCACGCGGCGCGCGGCGAGGAGCAGCGCGACGTCTGCCTCATACCCCAGTCCGCGCACGGGACCAACCCCGCCAGCGCGGTGATGGCGGGAATGCGCGTGGTGGTAGTGCGCACCGACGCCAACGGCAATGTGGACGTGGAGGATCTGCGAGCCAAAGCGCGGGAGCACGCGGAGCGGCTGGCCGCGCTCATGATCACCTATCCGTCCACGCACGGGGTCTTCGAGGGGTCGATCCGGGAGGTATGCGAGATCGTTCACGCGGCCGGCGGACAGGTCTACCTGGACGGCGCGAACCTGAACGCTCAGGTGGGGCTCTGCCGGCCGGGTGACTACGGCGCGGACGTCTGCCACCTCAATCTGCACAAGACCTTCTGCATTCCGCACGGAGGGGGCGGACCCGGCATGGGGCCGATCGCCGCGGCGGACCATCTCGCGGCCTTCCTCCCCGGCCACCCCGTGGTCCCCATCCACGGCCAGGACAGCCATGCCGTGGCCGCGGCTCCTTGGGGCAGCGCGAGCATCCTTCCGATCTCGTGGGTCTACATCCGGTTGATGGGAGCGGAGGGGCTGAAGCGGGCGAGCGAGGTAGCGATCCTGAACGCGAACTACATCGCCCGTCGACTGGAGGCACACTACCCGGTGCTGTACCGGGCCGCCAACGGAACCGTCGCCCACGAATGCATCCTGGACACCCGCGGGCTCAAAGCCTCCGCCGGCGTGGATGTGGAAGACATTGCCAAACGGTTGATGGACTACGGCTTCCACGCGCCCACCGTCTCCTTCCCGGTGCCTGGGACGTTGATGATCGAGCCGACGGAGAGCGAGCCCAAGGAGGAGTTGGACCGCTTCTGCGAGGCGATGATCGCCATCCGCGAGGAGATCCGGCAGATCGAGCGCGGGGAGATGGATCGCGAGGACAATCCGCTGAAGCACGCCCCTCATCCGGCGGACGTCGTGACCGCGGACGAGTGGGGGCATGCCTATTCGCGGCAGCTGGCGGCGTACCCGGCCCCCTGGTGTCGGGAGCGCAAGTTCTGGCCTCCCGTTTCCCGCGTCGAAAGCGCCTACGGGGACCGAAATCTCGTGTGCGCCTGCCCTCCCGTCGAGACGTATGAGCCCGCCGGCGCCTGA
- a CDS encoding lytic transglycosylase domain-containing protein, producing MYSPASRDLPPWDRRSTYPRHPTGRARRRWPRAFDGEEAIKPRYRRAMDRERRRERRRSLRGPEWLASLRQHPVRSGLVGLAVVGTATPIAINRYQQAMRLDPSHEQRLGRVPATGVSDSSLSRTWRELEGRRSATAAQREQVIREKMQEYASYDLSRELAEQIYDSAIEAGIDPDIAFGLVRAESSFQNSATSYVGAVGLTQLMPATARWLERGITNSELRNPTTNLRIGFRYLKQLVEKYNGDTDLALVAYNRGPGTVDRILERGGDPDNGYADFVRTGEVGEHEL from the coding sequence ATGTATTCACCTGCAAGCCGCGATCTACCCCCCTGGGACCGGCGTAGTACGTATCCGCGGCACCCGACAGGAAGGGCGCGGCGGCGCTGGCCACGCGCCTTCGATGGCGAAGAGGCGATCAAGCCACGCTACCGGCGGGCCATGGACCGGGAGCGCCGCCGAGAGCGGCGGCGCTCCCTGCGTGGGCCAGAGTGGCTGGCGTCGTTGCGACAGCATCCCGTCCGCAGTGGTCTCGTGGGCCTCGCCGTTGTGGGAACGGCCACCCCGATCGCCATCAACCGGTACCAGCAGGCGATGCGGCTGGATCCGTCGCATGAGCAGCGCCTCGGCCGCGTCCCCGCCACCGGTGTGAGCGATTCGTCGCTGAGCCGTACCTGGCGCGAGCTGGAGGGACGGAGGAGCGCTACCGCTGCGCAACGCGAGCAGGTCATCCGCGAGAAGATGCAGGAATACGCCTCGTACGACCTGTCTCGCGAGCTGGCGGAGCAGATCTACGACTCGGCCATCGAGGCCGGCATCGACCCGGATATCGCCTTCGGCCTGGTTCGGGCGGAGAGCTCATTCCAGAACTCCGCCACCAGCTACGTCGGGGCCGTCGGGCTTACCCAGCTGATGCCCGCGACCGCCCGCTGGCTCGAGCGGGGCATCACCAACTCCGAGCTGAGAAACCCGACCACGAACCTGCGCATCGGGTTTCGCTACCTGAAACAGCTCGTGGAGAAATACAACGGCGACACCGACCTCGCTCTGGTAGCGTACAACCGTGGGCCTGGAACGGTGGACCGCATTCTCGAGCGCGGCGGGGATCCCGACAACGGCTACGCCGACTTCGTACGCACGGGCGAGGTGGGCGAGCACGAGCTCTGA
- the mqnB gene encoding futalosine hydrolase, translated as MDEPGDLVLIASVPLEVEPVLQRLHDMRRTTIGRKPAAEGTLAGRHVVVIEGGMGKVNAAQALTAALERGRVGGIVAFGVGGAYPGSGLEVGGLALASAEIYGDEGVDAPGSWLSSADIGIPLLHGEEGPVYNEIPLSPARLATASGALTDSGLAHGVGPFVTVSACSGTARRGEELRRRHAALVESMEGAAYAHVAALYAVPCVEVRGVSNAVEDRDLTRWRLEAAAAVAARAVEHVVAHW; from the coding sequence ATGGACGAACCGGGCGATCTCGTACTCATCGCCTCCGTTCCACTCGAAGTCGAGCCGGTGCTGCAGCGCCTGCACGATATGCGGAGGACGACGATCGGCCGCAAGCCCGCGGCGGAAGGTACCCTGGCCGGCCGCCACGTGGTCGTGATTGAAGGTGGGATGGGAAAGGTGAACGCCGCACAAGCCCTGACCGCGGCGCTGGAGCGCGGCCGCGTCGGGGGCATCGTTGCGTTCGGGGTGGGGGGAGCCTACCCCGGATCGGGACTCGAGGTAGGCGGGTTGGCCCTGGCGAGTGCGGAGATCTACGGCGACGAGGGGGTGGATGCCCCGGGATCGTGGCTATCCAGTGCCGACATCGGCATTCCTCTGCTTCACGGGGAGGAGGGCCCGGTCTACAACGAGATTCCGTTGTCTCCGGCGCGACTGGCGACGGCCTCGGGCGCCCTCACCGATTCGGGGCTCGCGCACGGCGTCGGGCCCTTCGTCACGGTGTCGGCGTGCTCGGGAACGGCCAGGCGCGGCGAGGAGTTGCGCCGCCGGCACGCCGCCCTGGTGGAATCGATGGAAGGAGCCGCCTATGCCCACGTAGCCGCGCTCTACGCCGTGCCCTGCGTGGAGGTAAGGGGAGTCAGCAACGCGGTGGAGGATCGCGATCTTACCCGCTGGCGCCTGGAGGCCGCCGCCGCGGTGGCGGCGCGGGCTGTGGAGCACGTCGTGGCACACTGGTGA
- the ftsZ gene encoding cell division protein FtsZ, which yields MAEFEFEQESTPGARMKVVGVGGGGGNAVNRMIEEELEGVEFISVNTDAQALKQNRAEIKVQIGRKLTRGLGAGARPEIGRAALEENREDVAKVIEGADLVFVTAGMGGGTGTGAAPLIAAMSRDMGALTIAIVTKPFLFEGKKRMRQAEEGLAELKEAVDTVIVVPNERLLSVVGRGTTFKDALKKADEVLLNATRGISDLIRVTGEVNVDFADVRTVMSSRGTALMGSGYGRGPNRAVEAAQAAISSPLLDNISIEGAAGVLINITGGMDLAIDEVTTISTLIQEAAGEEAEIIFGAVHDPEIQDELRVTVIATGMDRRPPGRTFASRTSRPTPAPLTTLPQPTRLPDPNDLSIPTFIRKQTRG from the coding sequence ATGGCCGAGTTCGAGTTCGAACAGGAGAGCACGCCAGGCGCCCGGATGAAGGTGGTCGGGGTCGGCGGGGGCGGGGGTAATGCCGTGAACCGGATGATCGAAGAAGAGCTCGAGGGGGTCGAGTTCATCTCGGTCAACACCGACGCTCAGGCACTGAAGCAGAACCGCGCGGAGATCAAGGTCCAGATCGGCCGCAAGCTGACCCGCGGGCTGGGTGCGGGAGCCCGGCCGGAGATCGGGCGAGCCGCGCTCGAGGAGAACCGCGAGGATGTCGCCAAGGTTATCGAGGGCGCCGATCTCGTTTTCGTGACCGCCGGCATGGGGGGAGGTACCGGGACGGGGGCCGCGCCCCTCATCGCCGCAATGTCGCGTGACATGGGCGCCCTGACGATCGCCATCGTCACCAAGCCCTTCCTCTTCGAGGGTAAGAAGAGGATGCGTCAGGCCGAAGAGGGGCTGGCGGAGTTGAAGGAAGCCGTCGACACGGTGATCGTGGTGCCCAACGAGCGTCTCCTTTCCGTGGTCGGTCGCGGCACCACCTTCAAAGACGCCCTCAAGAAGGCCGACGAAGTCCTGCTGAACGCGACGCGGGGCATCAGCGACCTGATCCGGGTAACCGGCGAGGTCAACGTCGACTTCGCGGACGTGCGCACGGTCATGAGCAGCCGGGGGACGGCTTTGATGGGGAGCGGCTACGGCCGCGGGCCGAATCGGGCCGTGGAAGCTGCCCAGGCGGCGATCAGCAGTCCGCTGCTCGACAACATCTCGATCGAAGGGGCGGCAGGGGTTCTGATCAACATCACCGGCGGGATGGACCTCGCGATCGACGAGGTCACCACCATCAGCACCCTCATCCAGGAGGCGGCGGGCGAGGAGGCTGAGATCATCTTCGGAGCCGTCCACGACCCGGAGATCCAGGATGAGCTGCGGGTGACCGTCATCGCGACGGGCATGGACCGACGCCCCCCCGGCCGTACCTTTGCGTCCCGTACGTCGCGCCCGACGCCGGCTCCGTTGACCACACTTCCGCAGCCCACCCGGCTCCCGGATCCGAACGACCTCTCCATCCCCACCTTCATCCGGAAGCAGACCCGCGGCTGA
- a CDS encoding response regulator, whose protein sequence is MTTEERHGQAGDELLEPLVDSIWEESVALETILVVHGYSSLRHALSRTLQYHGYRTLEAASREQALRLIRAERPDVILLDRALEDGKGIALAAELAERSGLRDVPILALTSDTVAEETLREEGFRGALVMPVEQKHLLGAIDRVLETARRREAGGLRLAPSDEQCRLPLEDRLMAEHLTLFFHFPATTRIELRPGSEAEVRSVSMRLAALGIRPEIEMESGALLLHYEVSIAEALALCGEDAERKIAHWLCDAFPELASRPDALAQRLEELADEFRRLQKIAS, encoded by the coding sequence ATGACCACTGAGGAACGCCACGGTCAGGCCGGGGACGAGCTGCTGGAGCCGCTCGTCGACTCGATCTGGGAGGAATCGGTGGCACTGGAGACGATCCTGGTGGTGCACGGGTACAGCTCCCTTCGCCACGCACTATCGCGCACGCTCCAGTACCACGGCTACCGCACCCTGGAGGCGGCTTCACGCGAGCAGGCGCTCCGGCTGATCCGTGCCGAGCGTCCGGACGTGATCCTGCTCGACCGGGCGCTGGAAGACGGCAAAGGGATCGCGCTGGCGGCCGAGCTCGCAGAGCGATCCGGCCTCAGGGACGTGCCGATTCTGGCGCTGACGTCGGACACGGTGGCGGAGGAAACGCTGCGTGAGGAGGGTTTCCGCGGGGCCCTAGTGATGCCGGTCGAACAGAAGCACCTGCTGGGGGCGATCGACCGGGTACTCGAGACGGCGCGGCGGAGGGAGGCCGGCGGCCTTCGCCTCGCGCCGTCCGACGAGCAGTGCCGGCTGCCGCTGGAAGATCGGCTGATGGCCGAGCACCTGACCCTCTTCTTCCACTTCCCCGCCACCACCCGCATCGAGCTGCGTCCGGGGAGCGAGGCGGAGGTCCGCAGCGTCTCCATGCGTCTCGCGGCGCTGGGCATCCGGCCGGAAATCGAGATGGAGAGTGGAGCGCTCCTGCTGCACTACGAGGTGTCGATTGCGGAGGCGCTGGCGCTGTGTGGGGAGGATGCCGAGCGGAAGATCGCCCACTGGCTGTGCGATGCCTTCCCTGAGCTGGCTTCGCGACCGGACGCGCTGGCACAGCGGCTGGAGGAGCTCGCCGACGAATTCCGTCGGCTGCAAAAGATCGCCAGCTGA
- the ligD gene encoding DNA ligase D, whose product MAAKSSLSTYRSKRDFSKTAEPRGSKKRRGPADGLEFVIQKHDARQLHYDLRLELDGVMKSWAVPKGPSLDPSVKRLAMEVEDHPIEYNDFEGTIPQGEYGGGTVMLWDRGTYTADEKGPRESDAKAIRRGYHAGKISFTLHGERLRGSFALVRTRGGDENKPQWLLIKHRDEEADGSRDITAEVTTSVATGRTMEEIARGKGGSRVWHSNRGDGATKDGGKSKSRKRASSPGEDAPAPDLSGLLPMLARSGASIPNERDFTFEPKYDGIRVLAFATDVGAALITRNANDKAKQFPEVTEALTDLANDLGMPLVLDGEIVGLQGDEIVRFESLQGRMHVTDSRRIQRLAEEQPAALVVFDVILAGEEVLVDEPWDARRERLEELLEGRTGSILRLGDTSSDRKAMEARAREGRWEGLIAKRRTSKYRPGQRTDDWVKVKLENTQEFVVGGWTEPRRSRQHLGAILLGYYEDGDLIYAGHTGTGFNAQTLREMERRLKPLERKTSPFREEPETNERAHWVSPKVVVQIRFNEWTSRGIVRQGVFVGFRDDKDPREVVREPPARIEEPGEDSKGKKDSGGKKKDSEGKTRKRRRSSNARASRKGNPGPPDRDPSLDGAVVRQIRALQESRRGGTLTLGPHRLDITNPGKVFFPKKKLTKGDLLAYYAEMADLILPWMEDRPLVLKRYPNGIEEEAFYQQAAPEDPPEGVRVELVALNGEKEARPRLVGGNLTTLLYTIQLGAISYDPWHSRVGHLESADYTILDLDPGPGADFQQVVQVARWVKEEMDAFSLHGALKTSGSKGLHIYLPLPPDTPLEAATLVAQIIATRVAHRHPREATVERMVKKRPHGTVYVDYLQNILGKTIAGVYSVRAKPDATVSTPLDWSELTDELDLAEFTLETVPDRVREVGDLWAPAMRRPNSLEPLLAGGD is encoded by the coding sequence ATGGCCGCAAAATCCAGCCTCTCTACCTACCGGAGCAAACGCGACTTCAGCAAGACCGCCGAGCCACGGGGCAGCAAGAAGCGGCGTGGGCCGGCCGACGGTCTGGAGTTCGTGATTCAGAAGCACGACGCCCGTCAGCTGCACTATGACCTGCGGCTCGAGCTCGACGGCGTGATGAAGAGCTGGGCCGTTCCCAAGGGCCCGAGCCTCGACCCCTCAGTCAAGCGCCTGGCCATGGAGGTCGAGGACCACCCGATCGAGTACAACGACTTCGAGGGGACCATCCCGCAGGGCGAATACGGCGGCGGGACGGTGATGCTCTGGGATCGCGGCACCTACACCGCCGACGAGAAGGGTCCTCGCGAAAGCGACGCGAAGGCAATCCGACGGGGATATCACGCCGGCAAGATCTCCTTCACCCTCCACGGCGAGCGGCTCCGCGGCTCCTTCGCCCTGGTGCGCACCAGAGGCGGGGATGAAAACAAGCCGCAGTGGCTCCTGATCAAGCACCGGGACGAAGAAGCCGACGGGTCGCGCGACATTACCGCCGAGGTAACCACCTCCGTCGCGACCGGACGCACGATGGAGGAGATCGCCAGAGGGAAGGGTGGCTCGCGAGTCTGGCATTCGAATCGGGGGGACGGCGCCACCAAGGACGGGGGTAAGTCCAAGAGCAGAAAGCGGGCATCGTCACCCGGCGAAGATGCTCCGGCGCCTGACCTCTCGGGGCTGCTCCCCATGCTGGCGCGCTCCGGCGCTTCCATCCCGAACGAGCGCGATTTCACCTTCGAGCCGAAGTACGACGGCATCCGCGTGCTGGCCTTTGCCACCGACGTGGGCGCAGCGCTCATCACCCGCAATGCGAACGACAAGGCGAAGCAATTCCCGGAGGTGACGGAAGCGCTGACTGACCTGGCCAATGATCTGGGTATGCCCCTGGTCCTGGATGGGGAGATCGTCGGGCTGCAAGGGGATGAGATCGTGCGCTTCGAGTCGCTCCAGGGCCGGATGCATGTGACGGATTCACGACGGATCCAGAGGCTGGCCGAGGAGCAGCCCGCTGCCCTGGTCGTATTCGACGTGATCCTGGCCGGCGAGGAGGTCCTCGTCGACGAGCCCTGGGACGCCCGCCGTGAGCGGCTGGAGGAGCTGCTCGAAGGGCGCACGGGGTCGATCCTCCGCCTCGGCGACACGTCCTCCGATCGGAAGGCGATGGAGGCTCGGGCGCGCGAGGGACGCTGGGAGGGGCTGATCGCCAAGCGGCGAACGTCGAAGTACCGGCCCGGTCAGCGGACTGACGACTGGGTGAAGGTGAAGCTCGAGAACACCCAGGAGTTCGTGGTCGGGGGATGGACTGAGCCGCGGCGCAGTCGCCAGCACCTCGGAGCGATCCTGCTGGGATACTATGAGGACGGCGACCTGATCTACGCGGGCCATACCGGCACGGGCTTCAACGCCCAGACACTTCGCGAGATGGAGCGGCGACTGAAGCCGCTCGAGCGCAAGACGTCGCCTTTCCGGGAGGAGCCCGAGACCAACGAGCGCGCCCACTGGGTGTCGCCGAAGGTGGTCGTGCAGATCCGCTTCAACGAATGGACCTCGCGCGGAATCGTTCGGCAGGGGGTGTTCGTCGGCTTCAGAGACGATAAGGATCCACGCGAGGTGGTACGGGAACCACCGGCCAGGATCGAGGAGCCTGGCGAAGACTCGAAGGGAAAAAAGGATTCGGGGGGAAAGAAGAAGGATTCGGAAGGCAAAACGCGGAAGCGTAGGCGGTCGTCGAATGCGCGGGCTTCAAGGAAGGGCAATCCCGGGCCGCCGGATCGCGACCCAAGTCTGGACGGAGCGGTCGTCCGCCAGATTCGAGCGCTGCAGGAATCCCGCAGGGGAGGCACGCTGACCCTGGGGCCGCACCGGCTCGACATCACCAACCCGGGCAAGGTCTTCTTCCCGAAGAAGAAGCTAACCAAGGGCGACCTGCTCGCGTATTATGCTGAGATGGCCGACCTGATCCTCCCCTGGATGGAGGATCGACCGCTGGTGCTGAAGCGGTATCCCAACGGCATCGAAGAGGAGGCGTTCTATCAGCAGGCGGCGCCGGAGGATCCACCGGAGGGGGTCCGGGTGGAACTGGTCGCCCTCAACGGTGAAAAGGAAGCCAGGCCGCGCCTGGTGGGTGGCAACTTGACGACGCTGCTCTACACGATCCAGCTCGGCGCCATCTCCTACGACCCCTGGCATTCTCGCGTGGGGCACTTGGAGAGCGCCGACTATACGATCCTCGACCTCGATCCGGGACCGGGGGCCGACTTCCAGCAGGTCGTCCAGGTCGCGCGGTGGGTAAAAGAAGAGATGGACGCTTTCTCTCTGCACGGAGCGCTGAAGACCTCCGGTTCGAAAGGGCTCCACATCTACCTCCCGCTCCCCCCGGACACACCCCTGGAAGCGGCGACGCTGGTGGCGCAGATCATCGCCACGCGAGTGGCGCACAGGCATCCGCGCGAGGCGACCGTTGAGCGGATGGTCAAGAAGCGGCCCCACGGCACGGTGTACGTGGACTACCTGCAGAACATCCTGGGGAAGACGATCGCCGGGGTCTACTCGGTGCGGGCAAAGCCCGACGCGACAGTATCGACTCCCCTGGATTGGTCCGAGCTGACGGACGAGCTGGACCTCGCGGAGTTCACCCTGGAAACCGTACCGGACCGGGTTCGAGAGGTGGGGGATCTATGGGCTCCCGCGATGCGTCGACCGAATTCCCTGGAGCCGCTGCTGGCGGGGGGTGACTGA
- a CDS encoding Ku protein has product MASIWTGAIAFGLVNIPVRLEAAVRSHDLSFKLLAPKGKGDYCPVKYERVCKDDGKEVAWDDIVKGYEYQKERYVVLTDADFEKAALATNKTFEIQDFAPEDDVDPRYFEKPYYLIPQKGGERAYALLRDAMKNTGTLGIGTITLRKRQYLASIKPLHDAMVLDLMRFADEVLDASEYRFPGADYRPQELQMAEQLVGNLTEEFKPEKYKDEYRDNLEKIIQAKMKGKKVTLREAPEPEMTGVIDLMDRLKESLEGKSKKPSASRKKKSGTSKRRKSA; this is encoded by the coding sequence ATGGCCAGCATATGGACTGGGGCAATCGCCTTCGGCCTGGTGAACATTCCCGTTCGCCTCGAAGCGGCGGTGCGCTCCCACGACCTCTCGTTCAAGCTCCTCGCCCCGAAAGGGAAGGGCGATTACTGTCCGGTGAAGTACGAGCGCGTCTGCAAGGACGATGGCAAGGAGGTCGCCTGGGACGACATCGTCAAAGGCTACGAGTACCAGAAGGAACGCTACGTGGTGCTGACCGATGCGGATTTCGAGAAGGCGGCATTGGCCACCAACAAGACTTTCGAGATCCAGGACTTTGCACCGGAAGACGACGTCGATCCGCGCTACTTCGAGAAGCCGTATTACCTGATTCCGCAGAAGGGAGGCGAGCGGGCTTACGCGCTCCTGCGCGACGCGATGAAGAACACGGGCACGCTCGGTATCGGAACGATCACCTTGCGCAAGCGGCAGTATCTGGCTTCGATCAAGCCGTTGCACGATGCCATGGTGCTGGACCTGATGCGCTTCGCCGACGAGGTTCTCGACGCCTCCGAGTACCGCTTCCCCGGCGCCGACTACCGGCCCCAGGAGCTGCAGATGGCCGAGCAGCTCGTCGGCAACCTCACCGAGGAGTTCAAGCCGGAGAAGTACAAGGACGAGTACCGGGACAACCTCGAGAAGATCATCCAGGCCAAGATGAAGGGTAAGAAGGTGACCCTCCGCGAGGCGCCCGAGCCTGAGATGACCGGGGTCATCGACCTCATGGATCGCTTGAAGGAGAGCCTCGAGGGCAAATCGAAGAAGCCCTCTGCAAGCCGCAAGAAGAAGAGCGGCACCTCGAAGCGCCGGAAGTCGGCGTGA
- a CDS encoding Rho termination factor N-terminal domain-containing protein: MPRGWSNKDERKYEHIKESSQERGASERRAKEIAARTVNKGRRQSGRTPNRTTQGTGNPNRGYEARTRDELYNIAKERNIPGRSSMNKQELIQALRRR; encoded by the coding sequence ATGCCCAGAGGATGGAGCAACAAGGACGAGCGCAAATACGAGCATATCAAGGAGAGCTCGCAGGAGCGCGGCGCGTCCGAGCGGCGTGCCAAGGAGATTGCCGCCCGCACGGTGAATAAGGGGCGCCGGCAATCGGGCCGCACTCCGAACCGCACCACCCAAGGAACGGGCAATCCGAACCGCGGCTACGAGGCCCGCACCCGCGACGAGCTGTACAACATTGCGAAGGAGCGGAACATCCCGGGCCGCAGCAGCATGAACAAGCAGGAACTCATTCAGGCGCTGCGCAGGCGGTAA